A region of Chlamydiales bacterium STE3 DNA encodes the following proteins:
- a CDS encoding Glycogen phosphorylase (Product derived from UniProtKB/Swiss-Prot:P73511;Gene name derived from UniProtKB/Swiss-Prot:P73511;EC number derived from UniProtKB/Swiss-Prot:P73511) — MEEKLNADEVHTGSSVASLKQSFVDDLFYLQGRHPRLASCNDCYMAMSYAVRDRLLYRSLHTLDALLSKDNEAKLVCYFSAEYLIGPQLKKNLVNLEMLPAAEEAVESFHLKIKSLFEIEREPGLGNGGLGRLAACYIDSLASLEIPALGYGIRYEFGMFNQEIIDGWQVEKTDKWLSLGYPWEVLRSEISAVVKLGGNTEGYYDNTGQYHVKWNPARVVKGIAYDTQVVGYGGCTCNTLRLWKAEAIESFDFAAFNVGDYYRSVEQKMFSENITKVLYPNDEPLQGKQLRLEQQYFLVSCSLQDMIRICLLKGENLSEFHKLFAAQLNDTHPSLAIPELMRLFVDEYYMQWDEAWKITTQTFAYTNHTLLPEALEKWPLKLFQKVLPRHLEIILEINRRFLDEVRLHYPDDIVKLRRMSLIDEEGERYVRMANLACVGSHTVNGVAPLHTDLLKKEVMPDFVDLWPAKFINITNGVSHRRFLLTANHKLADLISKRIGTGWINMPEQLRRLEAFEDDEDFQNQWRQIKFENKESLAHLMQERTGIVVKPDTLFDVQVKRIHEYKRQHLNVLYIITLYNRLLKNPELKMVPRTFIFGGKAAPGYFFAKLIIKLINSVAEIINSDVRVKDSIKVVFFPNYNVKNAQEIFPAAELSEQISLAGMEASGTGNMKLALNGALTIGTLDGANIQIREEVGEDNFFLFGLTAQEAISIKKNTYSPSEYFRSNQALREAVEMIRTGYFSKGDLQLFKPLTDSLLNYDPYMLFADYQSYVDAQDRVSEAYLDQKRWTKMSIHNAANMGKFSSDRAIREYNAKIWHSQPIKLESNNLLEQFTFKNTC, encoded by the coding sequence ATGGAAGAAAAATTGAACGCTGATGAAGTGCATACAGGGTCAAGTGTCGCCTCACTAAAGCAATCTTTTGTGGATGACCTTTTTTACCTTCAAGGGCGGCACCCTCGATTAGCTTCTTGCAACGATTGTTACATGGCCATGTCGTATGCGGTGAGGGATCGCTTACTTTATCGCAGCCTCCATACGTTGGATGCTCTTTTAAGTAAGGATAATGAGGCCAAACTAGTTTGTTATTTTTCAGCAGAATATCTTATCGGGCCACAGCTGAAAAAGAATCTTGTTAATTTAGAAATGCTTCCAGCAGCTGAAGAGGCAGTCGAAAGCTTTCATCTTAAAATCAAATCTCTATTTGAAATTGAACGAGAGCCTGGCCTTGGCAATGGGGGGCTTGGTCGTCTTGCTGCCTGTTATATCGACTCCTTAGCAAGTTTGGAAATCCCCGCTCTTGGATATGGCATTCGCTATGAATTCGGCATGTTTAACCAGGAAATTATCGATGGCTGGCAAGTCGAAAAGACCGATAAGTGGTTAAGTCTCGGCTATCCATGGGAAGTCTTAAGGTCAGAAATTAGTGCTGTTGTTAAATTAGGTGGAAATACTGAAGGCTATTACGATAACACAGGTCAATACCATGTGAAATGGAATCCTGCTCGCGTGGTCAAAGGCATTGCCTATGATACACAAGTAGTTGGATACGGGGGATGTACATGTAATACATTAAGGCTATGGAAGGCAGAAGCAATTGAATCGTTTGATTTTGCCGCTTTTAATGTAGGTGATTATTACCGCTCGGTCGAGCAAAAAATGTTTTCAGAGAATATCACTAAGGTTCTGTATCCAAACGATGAGCCTTTGCAAGGAAAGCAGCTGCGTTTGGAGCAGCAGTATTTTCTTGTTTCTTGTTCTTTGCAAGATATGATTCGCATTTGCCTCTTAAAAGGAGAAAACCTTTCTGAATTCCACAAATTGTTTGCTGCTCAGCTTAATGACACGCATCCTTCTTTGGCGATTCCTGAATTAATGCGTCTCTTTGTCGACGAATACTATATGCAATGGGATGAAGCATGGAAGATAACCACACAAACCTTTGCCTATACGAACCACACCCTTTTACCGGAGGCACTAGAAAAATGGCCTCTTAAGCTTTTTCAAAAGGTTCTTCCCAGACATTTGGAAATTATTTTAGAAATAAATCGACGTTTTTTAGATGAGGTAAGGCTCCACTATCCGGATGACATTGTCAAACTTAGACGCATGTCATTAATCGATGAGGAAGGAGAGCGTTATGTGCGGATGGCCAACCTAGCTTGCGTTGGATCTCATACTGTCAATGGCGTCGCTCCTTTACATACAGATTTATTAAAAAAAGAGGTGATGCCAGATTTTGTTGATTTGTGGCCCGCTAAATTTATCAATATTACTAATGGCGTCTCTCATCGACGCTTCTTACTTACTGCAAACCACAAGTTAGCAGATTTGATCAGCAAGCGCATTGGCACAGGCTGGATTAACATGCCAGAGCAATTAAGGAGGCTAGAGGCCTTTGAGGATGATGAGGATTTTCAGAATCAATGGCGCCAGATCAAATTTGAAAATAAAGAATCTTTAGCTCATCTTATGCAAGAGCGAACAGGCATCGTTGTTAAACCAGATACCCTATTTGATGTTCAGGTTAAAAGAATTCACGAATATAAAAGACAGCACCTGAATGTTTTATATATTATTACTTTATACAATCGGCTACTTAAAAATCCGGAACTTAAGATGGTTCCAAGAACGTTTATCTTTGGGGGTAAAGCAGCCCCGGGGTACTTTTTCGCAAAGCTGATTATTAAACTGATCAATTCCGTTGCTGAAATTATTAATAGCGATGTACGTGTAAAAGACAGCATCAAAGTAGTTTTTTTTCCCAATTATAATGTGAAAAATGCTCAAGAAATTTTCCCTGCTGCAGAATTATCAGAACAAATTTCATTGGCAGGAATGGAGGCTTCCGGTACTGGAAACATGAAGTTGGCTTTAAACGGAGCATTAACTATTGGCACGCTCGATGGTGCTAACATTCAAATTCGGGAAGAGGTGGGGGAGGATAACTTTTTTCTTTTTGGTCTAACCGCGCAAGAAGCAATTTCAATCAAGAAAAACACTTATTCACCGAGTGAATATTTCAGGAGCAATCAGGCATTAAGAGAAGCCGTTGAGATGATTAGAACAGGCTATTTCTCCAAAGGAGATTTGCAATTGTTCAAGCCTTTGACAGACTCCTTGTTAAATTACGACCCCTATATGCTTTTTGCAGATTACCAATCCTATGTTGATGCTCAGGATAGAGTTTCAGAAGCCTATTTAGATCAAAAACGCTGGACTAAAATGTCTATTCATAATGCTGCTAATATGGGAAAATTTTCTTCAGATCGTGCTATCCGTGAGTACAATGCAAAAATTTGGCATTCCCAGCCAATAAAATTAGAGAGTAATAACTTACTAGAGCAATTTACTTTTAAAAATACTTGCTAA
- a CDS encoding 2-nitropropane dioxygenase (Product derived from UniProtKB/Trembl:A6G5C4): MICFMDKVIKSHPSSIFLEQAKITYPIICGAMYPCSNPELIAAVSEAGGLGIVQPLSLTYVHGYSFREGLKFIKSLTKKPFGINVIVEQSSPFYEKKAKEWVEIGLEEGCHFFITALGNPDWVVKRVKANKGFVYHDVTDKRWALKALDKSVDGLVCVNNRAGGHAGTKSSEELFCELSELDVPLICAGGIGNEQDILNAKRIGYSGVQMGTRFIATLECSEKDSYKQAILKAHETDIVLTEKVTGIPLSVINTPFVQATGTKAGPLARFLLKKRWTKHLIRLWYGLRSIRKFKKASLEGLSSKGYWQAGKSVQGIHSIEAAQSIVKRFGKIYLQSEKSESTS; the protein is encoded by the coding sequence ATGATCTGCTTCATGGATAAAGTCATTAAAAGCCATCCCTCTTCCATTTTTCTTGAACAAGCGAAGATCACTTATCCCATTATTTGCGGCGCAATGTATCCCTGTAGTAACCCAGAGCTGATTGCAGCAGTCAGTGAAGCTGGTGGTTTAGGGATTGTGCAACCCTTGTCGCTTACCTACGTTCACGGTTACTCTTTTCGCGAAGGTTTAAAATTCATTAAATCCCTCACGAAAAAACCTTTTGGCATTAATGTAATCGTCGAACAATCCTCACCCTTTTATGAAAAAAAAGCCAAAGAATGGGTAGAAATTGGCTTAGAAGAAGGGTGCCATTTTTTTATCACAGCGCTAGGTAACCCAGATTGGGTAGTAAAAAGAGTCAAAGCCAATAAAGGATTTGTCTACCATGATGTAACAGATAAAAGGTGGGCACTTAAAGCCCTAGATAAGTCAGTAGATGGGCTAGTTTGCGTGAACAATCGCGCTGGAGGGCACGCCGGAACAAAATCATCTGAGGAGCTCTTTTGCGAACTTTCAGAATTAGATGTGCCCTTAATATGTGCAGGTGGTATCGGCAATGAACAAGATATTCTTAATGCTAAAAGGATCGGCTATTCTGGAGTTCAAATGGGTACGCGCTTTATTGCTACTCTCGAATGCAGTGAAAAAGACTCTTATAAACAAGCCATTTTAAAGGCTCATGAAACGGATATTGTACTAACAGAAAAAGTCACAGGGATCCCTCTTTCCGTAATCAATACACCCTTTGTACAGGCGACAGGAACAAAAGCGGGGCCTCTTGCTCGATTTCTTCTAAAAAAACGCTGGACAAAGCACCTTATCAGATTGTGGTATGGACTACGCTCCATTCGCAAATTTAAAAAAGCTTCTTTAGAAGGCTTATCTTCAAAGGGTTACTGGCAAGCTGGCAAAAGCGTGCAAGGCATTCATTCTATTGAAGCTGCCCAATCCATTGTCAAACGTTTCGGAAAAATTTATCTTCAATCAGAAAAAAGTGAGTCGACGAGCTAA
- a CDS encoding hypothetical protein (Product derived from UniProtKB/Trembl:Q6MCM9) gives MKKFLQMSLIFCGVLFTQVGFAEEANNVSASYDQGATQEAAAQIPEKPTGDCWCMYCKYEPYYVNDWRCVEEKKYSQVKRCRYVPKYYEVQRCRYVPQYYTETVCRQEPEYYSETICTPCKKWVCEKKCQYKPRYYWKRTCNSNANASAPVSAATNASANGGCASGRCGAR, from the coding sequence ATGAAAAAGTTTTTACAAATGAGCCTAATTTTTTGTGGAGTTTTATTCACACAAGTTGGCTTTGCTGAGGAAGCAAATAATGTAAGTGCATCATACGATCAGGGAGCTACTCAAGAAGCAGCGGCTCAAATCCCTGAAAAACCAACAGGTGACTGCTGGTGCATGTATTGCAAATATGAACCATACTATGTTAACGATTGGCGTTGTGTGGAAGAAAAAAAATACTCACAAGTAAAACGCTGCAGATACGTACCTAAATATTATGAAGTACAACGCTGCCGTTATGTTCCACAATATTATACTGAAACTGTCTGCAGACAAGAACCAGAATACTATTCTGAAACAATTTGCACACCATGCAAAAAATGGGTATGCGAGAAAAAATGCCAGTACAAACCACGTTACTACTGGAAACGTACTTGCAACTCAAATGCTAATGCATCTGCTCCAGTAAGTGCAGCGACCAATGCATCTGCAAATGGGGGATGTGCTAGCGGCCGATGCGGCGCACGTTAG
- a CDS encoding hypothetical protein (Product derived from UniProtKB/Trembl:Q6ME23): MHRIFLIFTIYFPLFLFSSEPKVCLNMIVKNESAVICRCLESVKPLIDYWVIVDTGSNDGTQAIIKEYMKDLPGELHERPWKNFGHNRNEALMLAKGKARYVLFIDADETLQYSNDFKLPELTKDFYYITTEYSGTNYHRAQLINNALDWQWIGVLHETVSCPSAKSFDVINGLINFVRTDGDRSKDAQKFQKDAQILEAALKEEPNNSRYVFYLAQSYRDSGDYEQAIKNYEKRLTMGGWDQEIFWSHLQIGLMKQLLKKEENTIVKSYQDAYFMRPSRAEPLYRLAHYYRSKQNFLEGYNTALLGLTIPCSKDSLFVEHWIYDYGLLMEFSICAYWLEKYSESLLSSHLLLTKNLPQNYRDCVQNNLTWIHSKLQDLNKSYKNEMTKKHLEMNLPSETCQINE, from the coding sequence ATGCATCGAATTTTTCTAATCTTTACTATCTATTTCCCCCTATTTCTTTTTTCTAGTGAACCCAAAGTTTGCTTAAATATGATTGTGAAAAATGAAAGTGCTGTGATCTGCCGCTGTTTAGAATCTGTAAAACCCCTTATTGACTACTGGGTAATCGTAGACACCGGTTCTAATGACGGAACTCAAGCTATCATTAAAGAATACATGAAAGATCTCCCAGGAGAATTACACGAAAGGCCCTGGAAAAATTTTGGCCACAATCGCAATGAAGCTTTAATGCTTGCTAAGGGAAAAGCAAGGTATGTTTTGTTTATCGATGCAGATGAAACGCTTCAATATTCTAATGATTTTAAACTTCCTGAGTTAACAAAAGATTTTTATTACATTACCACCGAATATTCAGGCACAAATTACCACAGAGCGCAACTCATCAACAATGCTCTCGACTGGCAATGGATTGGAGTTTTACATGAAACAGTGAGCTGTCCCTCTGCAAAATCTTTTGATGTCATCAATGGACTTATCAATTTTGTGAGAACTGATGGGGATCGATCAAAAGATGCACAAAAATTTCAAAAAGATGCCCAAATTTTGGAAGCTGCTTTAAAAGAAGAGCCTAATAATAGCCGCTATGTCTTTTATCTTGCACAAAGTTATAGAGATTCAGGCGATTACGAGCAGGCGATTAAAAATTATGAAAAACGCCTTACGATGGGAGGTTGGGATCAAGAAATTTTTTGGTCACACCTACAAATTGGTCTCATGAAGCAACTTCTAAAAAAGGAAGAGAACACCATTGTTAAAAGTTACCAGGATGCTTATTTTATGCGTCCTTCAAGAGCTGAGCCCCTTTATCGATTAGCACATTATTATAGAAGCAAGCAAAATTTTCTAGAAGGTTACAACACGGCATTGCTCGGGCTCACTATTCCCTGCTCTAAAGATAGCTTATTTGTTGAACATTGGATTTATGATTATGGCTTACTTATGGAATTTTCCATTTGTGCCTACTGGCTAGAGAAGTATAGTGAGTCACTTCTTTCATCTCATCTTTTACTTACCAAAAACTTACCTCAAAACTATCGCGATTGCGTTCAAAACAATCTAACTTGGATCCATAGTAAATTGCAGGATTTAAATAAAAGCTACAAAAACGAGATGACAAAAAAACATTTGGAAATGAATCTTCCTTCAGAAACTTGTCAAATTAATGAATGA
- a CDS encoding Uncharacterized protein (Product derived from UniProtKB/Trembl:K2D5S2) yields the protein MQHITLLEDLAIILCTAGIANILFQKIRQPPVLGYLLAGLVVGPFTPPFSLVDDIDEIRALARLGVVFLMFSLGLGFSCRKLGSVGFSALIIGVFEVSMMLTLGFSLGQLLGWASYDSLLLGAALSISSTTIIIKVLEELRLKNQFFAQLMIAVLLVEDALAILLMAFIATTVDGTAVVFSHTLLIATMKLLGAVISWFLIGYFFVPFLLNKTKESLNSEALTVISAGLCLFLSSLAVYFNYSAALGGFIMGSILAETSVVKRIETLMLPIKDLFAAVFFVSVGMLINPALIIEHFPQVILLSILTIFGKVITSSLGVLLSGQSLSNALRVGCGMAQIGEFSFIIIGFGGTIATVNETLYPTIVAVAAITTFTTPYLIRYSSIISDFAQSQMPKFLEKKFIHYQKWTQRLPLRCRWKALRATEILRFFINGLFVALFSDFIFKTIAPMVLPSCIFPGWCLPLIVLATWIILSPLIWVMLFGLKKKTPKRVARVLTLLFLFYLSSNLLDHSFQYLVVGALLSLFFVISFHLLKFVYMWLETNLTHNLSRPEEDCFKEYKLIRLKVTEKFPGIGLSLEQSSLVVHFGLNVIALKRANSVLFLPKEDERVLLDDEIVLIGDYKEIKQYRDFVMRVETL from the coding sequence ATGCAACATATCACACTCCTAGAAGATTTGGCAATTATCCTTTGTACTGCTGGCATCGCCAATATTCTCTTTCAGAAAATCAGACAGCCACCAGTACTAGGCTATCTCCTAGCTGGATTAGTCGTTGGTCCCTTTACCCCTCCTTTTTCTCTTGTAGATGATATCGATGAAATTCGGGCTCTTGCAAGGCTAGGAGTCGTTTTCTTAATGTTTTCGTTAGGTTTAGGATTTAGTTGCCGTAAATTAGGATCAGTAGGGTTTTCAGCACTTATCATTGGGGTATTTGAAGTTTCGATGATGCTAACTTTGGGCTTCTCCTTGGGACAGCTTTTGGGGTGGGCCTCCTATGATAGTCTACTACTTGGCGCAGCTCTTTCTATTTCGTCAACAACAATTATTATTAAAGTTTTGGAAGAGCTGCGCCTTAAAAATCAATTTTTTGCTCAATTAATGATTGCAGTATTGCTGGTGGAAGATGCTTTGGCCATTTTATTAATGGCTTTTATCGCAACAACGGTGGATGGAACAGCAGTTGTTTTTAGCCACACCCTATTAATCGCAACGATGAAGCTGCTTGGAGCAGTAATCAGTTGGTTTTTGATAGGATATTTTTTTGTTCCTTTCCTTTTAAACAAAACTAAAGAGAGTCTAAATAGCGAAGCCCTAACTGTAATTTCAGCAGGGTTATGCCTTTTCTTAAGCTCATTAGCTGTCTATTTTAATTACTCTGCAGCATTGGGAGGATTCATTATGGGTTCCATCCTTGCCGAAACTTCCGTAGTAAAAAGAATCGAAACATTGATGTTACCGATTAAGGATCTTTTTGCTGCAGTTTTTTTTGTGTCCGTCGGTATGTTGATTAATCCTGCCTTAATTATTGAGCACTTCCCACAAGTGATTCTGCTCTCCATTTTGACAATTTTTGGCAAAGTTATTACCTCTTCTCTCGGCGTTCTTCTCTCTGGCCAAAGCCTTTCTAACGCTTTAAGAGTTGGATGTGGGATGGCTCAGATAGGGGAGTTTTCCTTTATTATTATTGGCTTTGGGGGAACGATAGCTACTGTAAATGAGACCTTATATCCGACAATTGTCGCAGTCGCTGCTATCACGACATTTACAACGCCTTATTTAATCAGGTATTCCTCCATCATAAGTGACTTTGCACAAAGCCAAATGCCTAAATTCTTAGAAAAAAAATTTATTCACTATCAGAAATGGACTCAGCGATTGCCATTAAGATGTCGCTGGAAAGCTCTTAGAGCAACTGAGATTTTACGCTTTTTTATAAATGGCTTATTTGTTGCTCTTTTTTCTGATTTTATCTTTAAAACAATAGCCCCCATGGTACTCCCAAGCTGTATTTTCCCTGGGTGGTGTTTGCCTCTCATCGTTTTAGCTACATGGATTATCCTCTCCCCCCTTATTTGGGTAATGCTTTTTGGCCTAAAAAAGAAAACTCCTAAGCGAGTCGCGAGAGTATTGACACTCCTTTTCCTATTTTATTTAAGCTCCAATTTACTTGACCATAGTTTTCAATATTTGGTTGTGGGAGCATTATTAAGCCTTTTTTTTGTAATAAGCTTTCATCTTTTAAAATTCGTTTATATGTGGCTGGAGACAAATCTTACCCATAATCTTTCAAGACCTGAGGAAGATTGCTTTAAAGAATATAAGCTGATTCGATTAAAGGTTACTGAAAAATTTCCCGGTATTGGGCTTAGCTTAGAGCAAAGCAGCTTGGTGGTTCACTTTGGATTGAATGTAATTGCTTTAAAACGAGCGAATTCAGTTCTTTTTTTACCAAAAGAAGATGAGCGAGTACTTCTTGATGATGAAATTGTTTTGATAGGTGATTACAAAGAAATCAAGCAATACCGCGATTTTGTGATGAGAGTTGAAACTTTATAG
- a CDS encoding Biotin-protein ligase (Product derived from UniProtKB/Trembl:Q1RJD4;Gene name derived from UniProtKB/Trembl:Q1RJD4;EC number derived from UniProtKB/Trembl:Q1RJD4) yields the protein MKKKILIYSGPGALKEGIEHLLFTLRATLKETFPIQLIGCKELLENQWELDAALFILPGGADIPYVRRLKGKGNSKIRSFVENGGSFLGICAGSYYAGNYVEFAIGSSMEVQGDRELSFFPGTVRGPLMKEYSYRSQAGSMATPLFWSQNLPFEKNSCFTVFYSGGGYFVNADKTANTDVLAYYGKQNEYPALIECKVGKGTALLSGAHFEYDHSLLNPNDIYLKEIIPHLEKNQENRLKLATHIFQRLIKI from the coding sequence ATGAAGAAGAAGATTTTAATTTATTCTGGCCCTGGCGCCTTAAAGGAAGGAATTGAACATCTTCTTTTTACTCTTCGAGCAACTTTAAAAGAGACCTTTCCCATTCAACTGATTGGTTGTAAAGAACTATTAGAAAATCAATGGGAACTTGATGCCGCTCTTTTTATTCTACCCGGCGGAGCAGATATTCCTTACGTAAGACGTCTCAAAGGGAAAGGGAATAGTAAAATTAGAAGCTTTGTTGAAAATGGTGGTTCCTTTTTGGGTATTTGTGCAGGTAGTTATTATGCCGGAAATTACGTCGAGTTTGCGATAGGATCGAGTATGGAAGTCCAAGGAGATAGAGAATTGAGCTTTTTCCCCGGAACTGTTAGAGGGCCTTTAATGAAAGAATACTCTTATCGTTCGCAAGCAGGCTCTATGGCTACCCCCCTCTTTTGGTCACAAAATCTGCCTTTTGAAAAAAACAGTTGTTTTACCGTTTTTTATAGCGGAGGAGGTTATTTCGTTAATGCTGATAAAACAGCAAACACAGACGTTCTCGCCTATTACGGCAAACAGAATGAATATCCAGCGTTAATAGAATGCAAAGTGGGCAAAGGGACTGCGCTATTAAGTGGTGCCCATTTTGAATATGATCATTCCCTCTTAAACCCTAATGACATCTACCTAAAAGAAATTATTCCTCATCTAGAAAAGAATCAGGAAAACCGTTTAAAGCTCGCCACCCACATTTTCCAAAGACTTATTAAAATCTAG